cacacacacacacaaacttCCTAAAATGGAAAAAATGtggaaaaaaaatacaaatttgAATGTTTTCTTGTTCTTTACTTGGTTAGTCGGTTCGTGCAGTTTAATCGTTTGGACAAATAAGAGCATTGTTTTGGATTCACTCGTTCAAACTTTAACGCCAATTAGTTTAAGGTTTCATTCGTTATGATTCATAATTTCACTAAGTTTTTCCTTCTACACTTTATATGAATTCAGCTCAACTGAAACTATTCTTCTTTTGAGGCAAGTCTCCTGAAAGATCGCCTCACACTAAATTAATGTGAGACATAACATTTACTACACTAAAAACTAGCCAAAGATAACAAAaggtaaaataaaataataataacccAGAACATGTGAGAGGTCTCATATAAACATTATTGAGAAACCGTCTCACATGAGAACTAAAGATTTCTTTTCCCATGTAAGAACAAAGTTTTGTGGTCGAAATGAATGGCAAACGTGAGTGCAACAAACAGCAACCGTcacaataaagtaaataaaccCAGAAGACTGTATGAAGTGATGAGAGTACTGATGACTACTGTAATTACCTTTGCAAAACACCAGCTGTAACCTATATCAAAAACATTCCGCTGCTTCTTCCACATATCAATCATTTCGCTGTAAGTTGGTACCTATGACAAATGAGATGTTTCACCATAAAAAACCAGAATTTAAATAGGTATGTTGCACAAGCTTCATCTTGGTAAACAATTAATGTGAACTCTATTTAAACAACCAAAGGTAAATACCACCAATAATCATTATGCCAAGCTTCAGCTGTCGACTTTAACCCTTATTTCACTAGGCAAAATTATACTAAAAGATGCCACTAAAGTCGAATAACTGCCATATTCCATATCCCGGACAGATAGGAGAAGTTATCCTCTCTGCTTCCTCCATGTCTATGATTGATATTCATATCATATCCATACTTGGAATTTATTAGTGAATTTAAGTTTTCCTCCCATAACTATTTTAATTCATTAGTCTCTGTCCAGTAAATTTGGAATTTAAGAAAAATAATCAACAGACGGTGTAGGTAGAATTAAGCAAAAAAGTGAACAAGATGTTTAAATAAAGCATTTCTAAACATAACTGCAAGTCTGCAACAGCAGCAAGCTTACAGGAACAAAAGGTAGACAGAAAGGGTTTGAAAACTGACCTTGGAGTCCTTAATGAAGAGACTAGGCTTTCGGCTTGAACAAAGCTCAAGAAATACAACCTAAAGCCAAGTGTATAGCAACAAATAATGGATCTTAATATCGACCAACATACATAAACCCAACAGAAACAAGCTAGAAAGCAGTTGTGCAAGTAAACAATCCAACTACGAGTAATACATAAGCGAAGAGACAAATCATAAAGCACCTGTGGTTTTATGAAATTAATAACAGCTTGCACCTCCTGGCATGAGTACTGCAAAAAATAAAGTTATAAGAAATTTATACTTGAGCTTCACCTTCTCGGCATGAACTTCATAACAATGACTAGAATACTATAAGAAAAAGATTGTTCGATTCTTGGAGACAGTTTGaataaaaaagagaaatctgCACCAAAACCTTAGTTTCGATGTGAGTACAACATTACCCcaatgcctcaatggctcccgaaAACAATACCCTTGGGCAAACAATTTAGTCAGTGTGCGGGTTATCACATTACGTACCAATAGAAAACATAAAGAACCTAAGAACGCCATCGCACTAACCTCAGTTCCTTTAAGCAGATTCAAATAGTTTACTCAGTTTATCAGTCATCACATAGCGGATCAATAGCTAACATCAAGAACTCAACAATATTTTCGCGATAACCTCAGTACAAGCTAGAAACTACCGCCCTAAACGTCCAACATAACCTTAGTACAACAATTCAGAAGCATTGTTTCCCTTTCTCATCGCTACCTTTTCTCCAATTGTTTTGAACCAAAATTTTCCGACATCTTACAAAATCACAAACAAGAACATACTGATAAAATTCCACAAAGATCAATCTAACAAGAACCTATCAAAGACAATCAAACAATATCATCACAAATTGTAACTCATTTCACAATTTGAATTTCCCTGAGAGACGCGAACCGTCCCAATAAGATAAACATTACAATATCACCATTATCGTTCTTCCACGCGACAAGACGACAGACATTTCTAATAATTCCTTCTCTCATCTTCACGCTTTGACGACATTTCTAATAAAAATTCCAACAAGATAATCTAACAGTAAAACCTAGCTCAGAAAATCAAACAGTATGCTGAAACAAACAAATCAAAGACGATCATCACAAATTTATACTCAAGAATCCGCGACAAGACGACAGACATTTCTAATAATTCCTTCTCTCATCTTCATGCTTTTACGACATTTCTAATAAAAATTCTAACAAGATAATCTAACAGTAAAACCTAGCTCAGAAAATCAAACAGTATGCTAaaacaaacaaatcaaaaacGATCATCACAAATTTATACGCAAGAATCAAAGAAAAGATCATCAAATTCATCGCAATTCAATTCACCTTGGAAACATGAGAAGTTCCGACGAGATAAACATCACAATTATCACCATTAGCATTTTCACACGACAAAACAACAACATTTCTCATAATTTCCTTAATTTTTTCACTTTCTTGATTTTGCACAGTTAATACTTCAGAATTACGCTCTTCAACAACGCCATCGCCATTATCATCCTCAATATTATCAATTTGTTCATTTTTCACAGTTAATACTTCGGAATTTTGCTCTTCAACAACTTCATCACCATCGCCATTATCATTCACATCAACAtgaacaaaattagggtttaggtTTTCAATCGACGAAGGAGAAAGTCGCGATTGTTCAACTTCAGGATTTTCGACCATTACGAAATCGTCGATTAAGCTGCCGGAGAGATTTTCCGGCGAGCTAGGTTCCATTTTCCGGCGAGAAGGCGGGAGAATTTCGCACGGAGGGTAGAATAGTAATTTTGTGAGTGGTAATGTGGTTGTTGAGATCGACGGTGGAGATTAGATTTTACGGAGGGTAGAAGAGTAATTTAGTGTTTCATGAATTTTACTCCTGCTTTTGGGTGGGTAACACACTAACCCAAATAGTTGTAAAAGACGGTTTTATACGAATTTATCTTAAAACGGAATCTTTTAGTAACAAACTTGACCCACTAACTAGAAGTGTGTAGTGTATTTGAATTTGTTCCTTATATCGCCTTACACAAGGCTAACTCGATGGTTATGTAAagagttttttgtcaaaaactacctaatatttaccttattttcataaatactacctaaagtttttaattttgcgagaaactacctaatatttttttacttttgtcgaaaactaccaaattgaaattaatgagcaaattcgacaattttttttccaaattaactAAACTTCCGACAAATAAGTCAAAATGCCAaacaaattaatcataattttatCCAAATTAACCACAATCTCGGCCAAACTAGTCAAAAttgtagtaaaaaaaattaaaataaatgtgtTAGTAGCTAATCTAAACAATTGGCGGTGGTTAAATATAGTAAATAATGTATGTTGAATGCCAAAAATAATGTTTTCGAGTTAGAATTTTGTCTAATTTGATCGAATTTTTCAATTTGGTAGTGTTCGACAATAATCAAGAAAATTTAGGTAGTTTCTCGCAAAATTAAAAACTTTAGGTAGTATTTATGAAAATTAGGTAAATATTAGGTattttttgacaaaaaacccttatGTAAACTATACTCCGTATGGATTTGTGATTTGACCAAAGATTATTACAATGAAGTTTCTTGCAAAAAGAACTTTCTGTGAGCATACATTTCATaatacttaaaaaaaaaattaaaaagaaaagtGTGGTTACGAAATTAAAGATCAGTAAGTAGACCATACATCCGATCTACTACCACCAATTttatagtttctgagcattatattaaagtttttgagttttgttttaaaaactatgagTTTTACAATAAAGTTTCTGAATTCATTTACTTAAACAttaaattcaaaaaattacaacaaaactcaaaaatattacttATAAGTcggttaaatttgagttttgacggaaaaaaaaattaaaatctaacttataataaactcagaaaaaatacacaaaaacaagtaAAGTTCGAGGTCATAAGCttagaaaaaatacacatatgctcaaaaacaaataaatctGAGGTAGTATATCctatgtatgttcctttttctcaattaaaGATTGCCATATAAATATATTATTTTACTTCTATCTCATCATCATTTCCTGAAATTCCGACCAGCTAAAGAAAAATGAAGAGCGGAGAAAATGGAGAAAATCCTAACCGCTATCTATAATTTATAAACCCTTATAAAGCAAGGGAACGAAAAAGTACTATTCACCCTACAACAGTGAAAAATCCCTCCCGGAGACACCCGTTGTCTAGTTGTGTCTGTTCAGTGTTCGTATCTGTTTTTAAAAAGAATGGGTCGCTGTGATAACTTGAAGCTTGGATATGGTACACAACAGCGGCCATCAAAGGCCGATCTTGAATCTAAGACTGCTTCTTGGATGCAAAGAAACAACCATAAACGATTGCTGCCCCGGCAACAGTTACACCAATTGCCG
The Silene latifolia isolate original U9 population chromosome 11, ASM4854445v1, whole genome shotgun sequence genome window above contains:
- the LOC141610656 gene encoding uncharacterized protein LOC141610656, producing MEPSSPENLSGSLIDDFVMVENPEVEQSRLSPSSIENLNPNFVHVDVNDNGDGDEVVEEQNSEVLTVKNEQIDNIEDDNGDGVVEERNSEVLTVQNQESEKIKEIMRNVVVLSCENANGDNCDVYLVGTSHVSKYSCQEVQAVINFIKPQVVFLELCSSRKPSLFIKDSKVPTYSEMIDMWKKQRNVFDIGYSWCFAKIAEKLEVVPGCEFRAAFDEAVKCGSKIILGDRPIKITMQRMWNTMPLWHKTKLMCSLVFGAAFLPTGEDLDKLLKETNVDMLTLVIQEKSKQFPSLMETLINERDQYMSGALFQIASEHTSVVAVVGKGHLQGIRRNWKQPVELKKLLEITSPGISVVKVLSAISVAGAAIGYGFYFASKKQS